The following DNA comes from Microbacterium terregens.
TGTCCGCCTCGATGCCCTTGCGGTCCTTGCGCAGGTACGCGCCGACGCGCAGGTTCTCTCGAACCGTGAGGTCGGCGAGCGTCCCACGACCCTCGGGCACGTGGGCGATGCCGAGGGCGGCGACCTTGTCCGGCCGCATCCCTCGGATGTTCTTGCCGTCGAAGAGAATCTGGCCGCCGGCGCGCACGGTTCCGCTGATGGCGCGGAGCGTGGTCGTCTTGCCGGCACCGTTCGCGCCGAGGATGCCCACGGCGCCTTCGTCGGGAACGGAGAGCGATACGCCTTCCAGGACCTGGACAGGCCCGTAGAAGGCGGTCACATCGGTGAGCTCAAGCAGCGTCATCCGCGGCCTCCTTGCCGATGTAGGCCTCGATGACGCGCGGGTCGGACTGTGCTTCAGCCGCCGTGCCCTCCATGAGCTTGCGACCATGGTCGAGGACGACGACGCGGTCGGTCAGCGCGGCGATCAGGCCCATGTGGTGCTCGACGATGACCACCGTGACGTCCTCTTCGTCGCGCAGTCGTTTGATGGAGGCGATGAACTGCTCGACCTCCGCGTGCGGCAGGCCGGCGGCGGGCTCATCCAGCAGCAGCAGCTGCGGCTTGGACAGCAGTGCGCGACACAGCTCGATGCCCTTGTGCAGGCCGTGCGAGAGCTCATCGGCGTGGAGGTCGGCTGCCCAGCCCAGCCCGTTGCGTTCGAGCAGCGCGCGCGCCTCGATGCGCAGGCTCTTCTCGGACCGCGTCGTGCGGGGCAGTCGCAGCGACCACTCCACCGGGCCGCCGGAGAGTCGTGTGTGCGCACCCAGCAGCACGTTCTCGAGCACGGTCGCGTGCAGTTGCAGCGCAGGATGCTGGAACGTGCGTGCCAGACCATGGGCGGCCAGCGCCGACGGCTGTGCGCCTGCGACCTCGGTCTCGCCGATCATGATCGACCCCGACGACGGCTTGTAGTGGCCGCTGATGCAGTTGAACAGTGAAGTCTTACCGGCGCCGTTCGGACCGACGAGTCCGAAGATCGCGCCGGGTTCCACATCGAAGGTGACCTCTTCGAGGACCTTGATGCCGCCGAAGCGCAGCGAAACGTCTTTCAGCTTCAATCGCGCGGCCATTCGCCACCTCTCCCCGATCGCCCCATTGCTCGGGATGTAAAGCGATCTTTCACCACATGGAACGTTATGGATCGCGGACGAGATTGTCAACGATTTTGGAACGAGTTTCGAAATCGTGATGATTCCGCCGCTTTAGAGCCTATTCTGGCGGCGAAATCACGCGAACTCGGGTTCCGTTCAATGGAATTCGAGCATAGGATGGCGGGCGGCCGTGTCCGGCGGCGACGCGCTCGATGAGGAGTAACGGTGGCAAGGGCATCCGACGGCGAGTCCGTCCTCTCCAAGCATCTTCGTATCCTCGGGACGTTCGAGGCGGCGGTCCCCTTTCTGACACTCTCGGAGATCGCCGAGCGAGCCGGGCTGGCGCCCTCCACCGCGCACCGGATCGTGGGTGAGCTCGAGCGGGAGGGATTGCTGGAGCGGTTGCCCGACCGGACGTATCGTCTGGGCGTGCGGCTGTGGGAGCTGGCGTGCCGCACGCCAGGAGCCCTGGGCCTGAGGGAGCTCGCCCGTCCGTATCTGCAGGCCGTCCACGCGCGCGTGCGGCAGCACACGCAGCTCGGGGTGCTCAGCGACACCGCGGTGCTGTTCCTGGATCGGCTCTCGACGCGCGACGCCGTGGTGAACGCCACCCTCATCGGCGGGCGGATCCCGCTGCACGCCTCTTCGAGCGGGCTCGTTCTTCTGGCCCACTCGGGCCAGGCCGTGGTGGATGCCGTACTGGCCGGCCCGATGCGCCGCTACACACCGCACACGATCCGGACCGAGGCGGACCTGTACGCGAAGCTGCGGCGGGTGCGGGCGGACGGCTGGGCGGTCTGCAACGGACATATCCATGAGGAGTCGCGCGGAATCGCGGTGCCCGTGTACGGCGCGCACGAGGATGTCATCGCGGCCATCGGTGTCGTCGTGCCCAACGACGATGCACCGACCCTCGGCCACATCGAGCTCTTGACCCGGGCCGCGCGCGAGATCACGGTGGCGATGCGGGCGGCGTACTTGCCGACCGCACATCCCGCCGCGACTCCCGGCGGCCGCTTCCGGCCGCTCGTGACCTCCTCGGTGCGGTCGATGGAGTACCTCGAGTCGATCTCCGCGGTGGCACCGTCGTAACGTCAGGACACGTCAGCGCGGCCTTCCGCACCTGGGAACTAAAGTTGGCGGCATGTCTGTGAACCCCCCGTTCCGCGCCGATATCGTCGGCAGTTTCCTGCGTCCCGAGGCGATCAAGGTCGCACGTGCGCGTCACGCAGCCGGCGAACTCGACGCCGCGGGCCTCCGCCTCGTCGAGGACGAGGCGATCAGCGCGCTCGTCGCTCGTGAGGCGGCCGCCGGCCTGAAGGTCGCCACGGATGGCGAATTCCGACGGTCATGGTGGCACTTCGACTTCTTCGGGATGCTGGACGGCGTCAATCTCGTCGAGCTCGATCACGGCATCCAGTTCCAAGGGGTCCAGACCCGACCGCTCGGGCTGCACATCGACGGGACCGTGGGCTTTCCGAGCGATCACCCGATGATCGAGCACTTCCGCGCACTCAAGCCGATCGCCGACGCCGCCGGTGTCGTGGCGAAGTTCACCATCCCTGCCCCGACGGTGCTCGACTTCCGCCTCGAGCGCGACGCGCTCGCGGGCTCTTCCTACGCCGGTCACGACGACATCTTCGAGGACCTGGCCGCGACCTATCGGAGCGCGGTGCAGGCGTTCTACGACGCCGGCTGTCGCTACCTGCAGTTCGACGACACCGCGTGGGCCTACCTGTGCTCGGACGTCGAGCTGGCAAAAGCCGCCGAGCGCGGCATCCGCACCGATCATCTGCCCGAGCGCTACGCGGCGCTGGTCAATGCGTCGCTGCGCGACAAGCCGGCCGACATGGTGATCACGACCCACGTGTGCCGCGGGAACTTCCGCTCGACGTGGATCTCGTCCGGCGGGTACGAGCCGGTCGCGGAGCAGCTGCTGGGCGAGACCGCCTACGACGGCTACTTCCTGGAATACGACAGTGAACGCGCCGGCGGATTCGAGCCGCTGCGGTTCCTCCCGAAGGGCGACAAGGTCGTCGAGCTCGGCCTGGTCACCACGAAGTCCGGCGCGCTGGAGAACCCCGACGAGCTGAAGCGCCGCATCGACGAGGCGGCCACGATCGTGCCGATCGAGCAGCTGGCGCTGAGCCCGCAGTGCGGCTTCGCCTCGACCGAGGAGGGCAACGTCCTCACCGAGTCCGAGCAGTGGGCCAAGGTCGAGGAGACGGTCGCGCTGGCGGCCGAGGTGTGGCCCGACGCGTAGGCGTTGACGGGGCCTGAGCGCGGCGAACGGCCGACCCACGACGCGTCCGCAAGCTCAGCGTGCGGCAGGTTCGGGACTCAGCGACCGGTGCGTCCGGCGACCGCGTGCAGCCACTCGATCGTGCCGTCGGTCATGGGATGCGGCGTATCGAGCGACCGCAGGAACTCGCGCGCCGCGATCATCTCGGCTTCTCGCCGCACGGCGTGCTTGGTCGTGCCATCGATGAGGTGATCCACCGCCGTGCGGTCCGGTGCGCCGAGTTCCGAGGCGATCTGGCCGATCAGCCATTCCTCGGCGCCGAAGATCTCGGCGGCGGTGACGCTCTCGACCACCACCGCGGCCAGTCCCTTCATGAAGACGCTCCGCAGGAGCTTCAGTCGGGCCGCCGCTCCCGGCTCCGGACCGACCTCGGTCGCCGGAATGCGCAGATCCCGCAGGAAGGGCTGCAGCTGCGCGACCCCGGGGCCGCTCAGCAGCAGCGGCGTGTCGATGCGGGCGCGCGGCACCGGCGCCATGATCGCCACATCCACGAACGGGATGCCGCGCGCCGCCGCGACGGCGGCCAGCTCTCGCTTGTCGGTGGGTCCGCTGGTGTTCATGTCGGCGAAGATGCTGGTGGCACCCATCGCAGGCAGCGCCTCCTCGAGGACGGATGCCGCGGAACTCGCGCCGACCAGGCTGAGGACGACGTCGGCGCCGCGCACGGCGCGCGGGATGTCGTCCGCCCGGTCGACCCCTGCCGGAGCGGCCGAGATGCGCACATCGGTACCGACGACGGATGCACCGCGTGTCGGCAGGTCGGTCGCGTAGATGCTCCCTGCTTCACCCAACCCCAGGACCGCAATGCGCATACTGACCTCCCACCCACGGGCATTCGCCTCTATATTGTTGACAATAGTGGTTGGAGCTTGGGCCTACGGTCTCGGCTGACCCGAAGGAGACTCGATGTCGATGACCGCCGAGGACGCGGCTGCAAGCGCCGCGACGTCCGAGGAACGGGTGACGGATGTCATCCGCAACGCGATCGTGCGGGGAGAGTACGCCCCCAACCAGCGCCTCATCGAAGCGGACCTCAGCGACACGTTCGCGGCCAGCCGTGCGACCGTGCGCACCGCGCTGCTCGAACTCGCCAACGAGGGACTGGTCGAGCGCCTCCCCAATCGCGGATCACGGGTGCGAGCGATCTCGGTCGAAGAGGCGATCGAGATTCTCGAGGTCCGCATCGGGGTCGAGGGCCTGTGCGCCGCCAAGACCGCGGCATCCGTCACGGACGGCGAGATCCAGGAGTTCCTCCACCTCCGCCAGGACCTCATCGACGCCGTGGCCGACGGTGACCTCGTGGAGTACTCCCGGCTCAACCAGCGGCTCGACGAGCGCGTGCGCGTGCTGAGCCGGCACCACACAGCCTCGGAAGTGCTCGCGCGCCTGCACGCACAGAGCGTGCGTCACCAGTTCAAGCTCTCGTCTCGTCCGCAGCGCGCGAAGGTGTCGGTGCTCGAGCACGCGGCGATCATCGACGCGATCGTCGCGCGAGACCCCGCCGCCGCGGAGCAGGCCGTGCGTGCGCACCTGCTGAGCGTGATCGGGGCCCTGCGCGAGGTCGCCTGACCCGCCCCTCTCGACCGCGAGACCGGATAGGCGCCGCTGTCTCGCGGCCAAGGGAGCGAGGGTCAGCTCTTGCGGTAGTTCTCCCGGGCGAACGCCGAGTACGGCGCAGGCTGGACGGTCGCCCGCATCGACACCTGACGGTGCTTCTCGACCGCGGGCTTGTGCGAGTTCGGCTCCTCGCCCCAGATCACCTCGACCTCGGTGCCGGGCGTCGCGTGATCGTTGTCGATGCTCGCGCGCGACACGAAGGCGTGCTCGTTCGTGATGTAGCCCACGTCATGGGAGATCCCGACGTCCTTCCCGTCGACGAGCACCCGGTCGAGCTGGTGCTGGCCGTAGCGCGCCTTGGGGAAGTCGATGTACTTGACCGGCAGGCCGGGCTCCAGGAGGGACTGCGCTGCCGATGCGACGTCCTCGGGGTTCCACACCAGCGTCACCTTCTGACGGTTCTGCGCGGCGGCGTGACGCTCGAGCGCGGCCCGGCCGATGAAGTCGTGGTCGAATGCGACGCTCCGCCCGTAGCCGATGTCGTACGGCGTGATGTAGTAGTCCTCGATCCGATCCGAGTTCAGGCTCCCGGCGAGCGACCCGGTGCGGGTGACCGGCAGCCACTCGCGGTACGCATCGGTGCCCTCGCCGCTGAAGATCGCGGGAAGCGGGGAAGGCACCCAGGCCGACTCGAGGTTCGCGGAAGAATACGCCTTCGACCCGACCAGGACCAGGTCCAGGCCCTCGCCCGCGGCGATGAGGGCCGCGCGAACGCGTTCGCCATCGGCCCAGGGACCGAACAGCTCGAAGCCCGGCTGCCCCGCCATGCCGTGGCGCAGCGAGCGCACCTCGACACCGTCGATCGTGAAGGTCGCCATTCCGAAGAACTTCGTCGCCGGCACCTCGGCGCCGGTGACCTTCTCCATCAGAGCCAGCGCGTTCGGGCCCTGCAGCTCGTAGCGATACAGCTTCGGGTCGCCCTCGCGAACGACCGAGCTGGCGTCGCGTTCGAACGAGACGTCGTAGTCACCGGTCTCGCCGTGGAACTGCACCCAGTCCAGCACCATGTGCCATCCGACGAGGTCGAACGACTGCTCGGCGAGATAGAACAGGATCGCGTCGCCGATCAGGTAGCCCTCGTGGTTGACCGCGATGAACTGCTTGGCCTGATCGATCTGGAATTTCGCGAAGCTGTTCACGCCGACATCCGAGAGCAGTCTGAGCGCGTCGGGGCCGGTGATGAACAGATCCGTCATGTGGTGCGACTGATCCAGCAGCGCGACCGAGGTGCGCCACGACTGCTGCTCGGAGCGCCAGTTGCTGAACTCCGGCGTCACCGGAAAGACGGTGGGGCGGGCCTGGGCGTTGCGCAGCAGGTCCACGGCACTCCCGGCGCGGGTGATGGCTTGCGCGAGTGACTCGGGCATGGAGACTCCTTCGTTCCTTGAGACTCCCATGCTATGCACCAGGACATATCGGGCCTACGATCTTGCATAAGCAGTGGTTATGGACGAGAAAGGATGCCTTACCCGGCGCTCGTGGACCTCAACCTGATCCGAGTGTTCGTGGCGGTGTACGAGACGCGAAGTCTCACGACAGCCGCCGCGCGCCTGTACGTGACCCAGCCGGCGGTGAGCCAAGCCCTCGGCAGGCTGCGGCGCGACCTCAACGACCCCCTGTTCCGGCGCGTGGGACGGACGATGGAACCGACGCCGATGGCGGTCGGCCTGTTCCCCGGATTCCGCGACGGACTCGCGGGCATCGACCGCACGATCGACGGCGTCGTCGGCTTCGACCCCGCGCAGTCGCGGCGTCGGTCCCGGATCGCACTGTCGGAGCTGGGCGAGATCGGGTACTTCCCCTCGATTCTCGGCGCCGTGCGCTCCGCGGCTCCGCACCTGCGCGTCGAGGCCGTGCCGCTGGACGTGCAGGCGCTGCCCGACTGGCTCTCGCAGGGGACGATCGACCTGGCCGTCACCTCGTCTCCGGTCGCGGGAGGGTTCGAGCACGCCGTGCTGAAGTCGCAGGCCTACGGCGTGCTGATGTCCCGCGAGCATCCGCTCGCCTCCGCGCCGGGCGGCATCACGCTCGCGGACTACCTCGCCGCCGATCACGTGGTCGTCGCCGGCGACTCCGGGCTGCCCCGCCTGGAGTCCGCGTTCCGCAGGGCCGGCGCGGTGCTGCGGACGGACGTCGTGCTCAATCACTTCGCCTCGCTGCCGCCGCTGCTGGCGACCAGTCCCGACCTGCTCGCCACGGTTCCCGACACGATCGCCTCGGGCTGGGCGCAGAGCTGGCCCCTCGTGGTCCACCCCCTGCCGCTGGACATGCAGGCGGTGGAGGTGTGCCTGTACCGGCGTAC
Coding sequences within:
- a CDS encoding ABC transporter ATP-binding protein, with protein sequence MAARLKLKDVSLRFGGIKVLEEVTFDVEPGAIFGLVGPNGAGKTSLFNCISGHYKPSSGSIMIGETEVAGAQPSALAAHGLARTFQHPALQLHATVLENVLLGAHTRLSGGPVEWSLRLPRTTRSEKSLRIEARALLERNGLGWAADLHADELSHGLHKGIELCRALLSKPQLLLLDEPAAGLPHAEVEQFIASIKRLRDEEDVTVVIVEHHMGLIAALTDRVVVLDHGRKLMEGTAAEAQSDPRVIEAYIGKEAADDAA
- a CDS encoding IclR family transcriptional regulator, encoding MARASDGESVLSKHLRILGTFEAAVPFLTLSEIAERAGLAPSTAHRIVGELEREGLLERLPDRTYRLGVRLWELACRTPGALGLRELARPYLQAVHARVRQHTQLGVLSDTAVLFLDRLSTRDAVVNATLIGGRIPLHASSSGLVLLAHSGQAVVDAVLAGPMRRYTPHTIRTEADLYAKLRRVRADGWAVCNGHIHEESRGIAVPVYGAHEDVIAAIGVVVPNDDAPTLGHIELLTRAAREITVAMRAAYLPTAHPAATPGGRFRPLVTSSVRSMEYLESISAVAPS
- a CDS encoding 5-methyltetrahydropteroyltriglutamate--homocysteine S-methyltransferase, yielding MSVNPPFRADIVGSFLRPEAIKVARARHAAGELDAAGLRLVEDEAISALVAREAAAGLKVATDGEFRRSWWHFDFFGMLDGVNLVELDHGIQFQGVQTRPLGLHIDGTVGFPSDHPMIEHFRALKPIADAAGVVAKFTIPAPTVLDFRLERDALAGSSYAGHDDIFEDLAATYRSAVQAFYDAGCRYLQFDDTAWAYLCSDVELAKAAERGIRTDHLPERYAALVNASLRDKPADMVITTHVCRGNFRSTWISSGGYEPVAEQLLGETAYDGYFLEYDSERAGGFEPLRFLPKGDKVVELGLVTTKSGALENPDELKRRIDEAATIVPIEQLALSPQCGFASTEEGNVLTESEQWAKVEETVALAAEVWPDA
- a CDS encoding NAD(P)-dependent oxidoreductase, translating into MRIAVLGLGEAGSIYATDLPTRGASVVGTDVRISAAPAGVDRADDIPRAVRGADVVLSLVGASSAASVLEEALPAMGATSIFADMNTSGPTDKRELAAVAAARGIPFVDVAIMAPVPRARIDTPLLLSGPGVAQLQPFLRDLRIPATEVGPEPGAAARLKLLRSVFMKGLAAVVVESVTAAEIFGAEEWLIGQIASELGAPDRTAVDHLIDGTTKHAVRREAEMIAAREFLRSLDTPHPMTDGTIEWLHAVAGRTGR
- a CDS encoding GntR family transcriptional regulator, whose translation is MSMTAEDAAASAATSEERVTDVIRNAIVRGEYAPNQRLIEADLSDTFAASRATVRTALLELANEGLVERLPNRGSRVRAISVEEAIEILEVRIGVEGLCAAKTAASVTDGEIQEFLHLRQDLIDAVADGDLVEYSRLNQRLDERVRVLSRHHTASEVLARLHAQSVRHQFKLSSRPQRAKVSVLEHAAIIDAIVARDPAAAEQAVRAHLLSVIGALREVA
- a CDS encoding aminomethyl transferase family protein; protein product: MPESLAQAITRAGSAVDLLRNAQARPTVFPVTPEFSNWRSEQQSWRTSVALLDQSHHMTDLFITGPDALRLLSDVGVNSFAKFQIDQAKQFIAVNHEGYLIGDAILFYLAEQSFDLVGWHMVLDWVQFHGETGDYDVSFERDASSVVREGDPKLYRYELQGPNALALMEKVTGAEVPATKFFGMATFTIDGVEVRSLRHGMAGQPGFELFGPWADGERVRAALIAAGEGLDLVLVGSKAYSSANLESAWVPSPLPAIFSGEGTDAYREWLPVTRTGSLAGSLNSDRIEDYYITPYDIGYGRSVAFDHDFIGRAALERHAAAQNRQKVTLVWNPEDVASAAQSLLEPGLPVKYIDFPKARYGQHQLDRVLVDGKDVGISHDVGYITNEHAFVSRASIDNDHATPGTEVEVIWGEEPNSHKPAVEKHRQVSMRATVQPAPYSAFARENYRKS
- a CDS encoding LysR family transcriptional regulator, with the translated sequence MPYPALVDLNLIRVFVAVYETRSLTTAAARLYVTQPAVSQALGRLRRDLNDPLFRRVGRTMEPTPMAVGLFPGFRDGLAGIDRTIDGVVGFDPAQSRRRSRIALSELGEIGYFPSILGAVRSAAPHLRVEAVPLDVQALPDWLSQGTIDLAVTSSPVAGGFEHAVLKSQAYGVLMSREHPLASAPGGITLADYLAADHVVVAGDSGLPRLESAFRRAGAVLRTDVVLNHFASLPPLLATSPDLLATVPDTIASGWAQSWPLVVHPLPLDMQAVEVCLYRRTTTQQLGALDWLYETVVRAVRGTHGEFFAIHGAARGSATSP